The nucleotide sequence TTTAAAAAAGGCTAAgcttgaagatgatgatgttgaacaagaaaatgGCTCCAATGGAGTCAATGGGTCTGCTGCTCACAACGAGCTTCGCATAGTCAAATCTCAACTGCGTCCAATTGTTGTCGTTCCACCAGCTAAACCAGAATTGTTTTACATACCATTGAAAACTGGATTGGTATATGATGTGAGAATGAGATACCATGCTAAGATCTTCACATCATATTTTGAGTATACTGACCCTCATCCTGAGGATCCTCGTCGTATATATCGAATTTACAAGAAACTAGTAGAAGCTGGTTTGGTGCAAGATTATTCTTTATCAGGGATTGATGAGTTGGGTCCATATATGCAAAAAATTCCCATAAGAGAAGCATTAGCAGATGAGATATTGGAAGTTCATTCAGAAGAGCACTTGAAGCATATACAATCCACTGAAACAATGACTAAggatgaattgttgaaggaaaCAGCCAATGGCGATTCCATATATGTTAACAATGACTCCTTCTTCTCGGCCAAGTTGTCTTGTGGTGGAGCCATTGAGGCTTGTAAAGCTGTGGTGGAAGGAAGAGTCAAAAACTCACTTGCTGCTGTTAGACCGCCGGGGCACCATGCTGAGCCAGATTCTCCTGGTGGTTTCTGCTTGTTTAGTaatgttgctgttgctgccAAGAACATTCTCAAGTCCTATCCCGAATCGGTACGAAGAATAGTTGTTCTCGATTGGGATATTCACCATGGTAACGGTACCCAAAAGGCATTTTATGACGATCCAAGAGTTCTATACATTTCGCTACACAGGTATGAAAATGGTAAATTTTATCCAGGGACTAAATATGGTGGAGCGGATCAAGTTGGTGAAGGTGCAGGAGAgggtttcaatttgaatattcCTTGGAGATCACATGGAATGCACGATGGTGATTACGTGTATGCATTTAATAAGGTCATTATTCCCGTCATGTTGGAATACGATCCAGATTTGATCATTGTCAGCTCTGGTTTTGATGCCGCTGATGGAGATGTGATTGGTGCCTGTCATGTGAGTCCAGCAGGATATGGATACATGACACACTTGTTGAAAGCCATAGCTAGGGGGAAATTGGCAGTAATTCTTGAAGGTGGTTACAATTTGACCTCAATTAGTAATAGTGCTTTAGCAGTGGCGAAAGTATTACTTGGTGAGCCACCAGAAAACACCATAAAAAAGCAGCCTCATGGTGATGCAATTGAGGTTATCGACGAGGTCACGAAAATACAGTCCAAATATTGGAAATGTTTAAAAGCAGGAGTACCCAAGACCTCGTTTGATGATGTATATGATTTACCCGATCTCGATAAAGAAAGGTACAAGTTGACCAACATATCAGACCCAATACGAtcttatcaaaacaatgaGGCTTACTTCAAAAAgcaattcatcaacttaCCAATAATAAATCACGACAAGGGAGATAAAAAGAATGCCAACTTTACCTGTGACTTGCCCCAGCAAGTAGATGAGTTGATCATGGCTAGTCGAGACATCTATGATTGTACATCGATTGTATTCACTATACACGACCCACCAGAGATATGGGCAAACATCAACCCAACAACAGGAATCATAGAAAGTAACTCATCTATACTATTGGAACAACcattgtttcaaatcatgGATAAAGTGGAGAAAGAAAGGGATAGtgaaaacaaagacaaaattgGTTACATCGATATCAATGTCCCTTCTTTCCAGTTACCAATCCCTGGATTATCAACCACTTATGAATCATCATACAACCCAACTATTTTTGCTCAAGAAGTGCTTTTGTACATTTGGGATAACTACATTTCATTCTTTAccaagttgaagaaattggtaTTTGTTGGGTTTGGAGACTCATATCAAAGTATAGTGCACTTATTTAGTAAGCGTCCATCAGCTGATATCAAAAGTTTGGTTAAATTCACCATCGCTTATGTCAATAGAACCCCATTGAAGCCTATAAACCCAGTCATGGATGAAAGTATGGTTGATTGGTTTTATCacaattcaacaatcttTACCAGCAATTTAAATTCCTGTTGGAGTAATTCTGGCAATGGCTCATCTAGTGATTCTAATGGAGATGATTTAAAGCGaccaagaagaaaattcGGCCGAGTATTGAAAGCTAGGGGAGACGGGTTATTTGATGTgatcaatgaaaaattcGATGAGGGGGTCGACAACATTTTGGATAGTATAGAGGACTACTCAAGTTCCGAGGAGTAAAATGAGAAGCCTATGTCATTGGATTAGATATAGTGGGTTGTGTTTTTAGTTTCATGAAATAAACTTTAGTGTCGGATTTAATGTCAGATAAAGTTTGGGGAAATTAAATATTGTTCCGAGGTCCAACAAATATACTTCTTACccaaaattacaaaaaccGAGGTGCTTCGGATGAAAAGTTTACTTTATTCTTAATGCTAGTTTCTGTATACCCTAGCGGCATGATCTACTCGGGTATGAATTATATGAAATAGTGAAGTTAAGTGTATTCTTTGGCTCTATAGCTTGTAAAGAAAAATCACAGTCCTGAATGTTTATGTGCATAGTTCTGATTTTGTGGTTTCCCCCACATATCATTATTTGATATAAAACAAACTGTTGAAGACAAAATAGAGCATTCCTCTAGATTGTATCACTAATCCACTCTACTCAATGTCATTCACACTCGAGAAGAAACAAACCAAAGCCCACCCAGTTAGAGCCAAAGGCGCTACATTACTCGCCGAAGATGCCAATAACTTGACAATTGTAtacaacaaatacaaatcaaattgtcCACGTCCAAAGCCTCAATCTCAATTAACATACAATCTCGTATTTTGTCATGGAACAGgattcaataaatcaatttggaacTATCATATCAAGAAGTTATTCCAGCTCTCACAATCGTTGCAAGTTCCATGGTTTTTGGACACTGTGATTAGTGTCGATGCTGTTGGACATGGTGATTCGAGTTTAGCCAATTTGGACAAATTGGGTCCTGTGTATACTTGGGATGATGGAGCAAGAGATGTGATTGAAGTTGTCCAACATGAAATTCGTAGTACTGGTGATTTTAAAAACGATTCCAATTCAAGAACGGTTATTATTGGCCATTCAATGGGTGGGTTTATTGCCACGTATGCCGCATATTTAGAGTGTACTTTGTTTGATTCAGTTATTGCTGTTGAACCGGTCTTGTACGGTACCCCGGATAATGCCGCTATATAtatgaaattgttcaaaaagatttcTGGACTCATTTTGGATACATTCGACACAGAAGAGGATGCTAGATACTTTTTCGAAAAGTTTTCCTTCACAAAGTTACATAATCCAGAAGTGTTGAACGATTACATGGCTGATGAAATCTACAAGACCAAGAATGAAGAAGGTAAAGAAgtatacaaaatcaaatgctTGAAAAACCTTCAAGTTGCAGCTTATTTGGGGTCAATGATGTCGCTTCGTAAAGGTATGTTGGCATTACCTGAATTGAGAGTACCATTTTTGCATGTTATTGGATCTAAAGCTAGATGGAACCCACCGGAGAGTATCTCATGGGTTAGAGGTGCGGTTAATCCAAAGTTTTTTGCTGGTGGAGTTGATATTATAAATGGTGAACATTTAGTCAATGGTGAAAAACCggatgaagttgttgagaTAATCAAGGATTTCTtgacaaaaagaaacgagGTGTTGGATAAAGAGAAATCGAATATTCCTGAAGTTTCATTAAAAGGAGACACTGCTGCCTTACGTGAGCAAGAGTTTGGTAAGTTATTGAAAGGAGATCTTCAGGATATTTATGGGTATGAGCTTGCAATGCACGTACCCTTTGATCTTACTTTGAACAAGACTAATAGTAAATTGTGATGGTGATCCATTGCAAAGTGTATATTTTAGATATCACTATAAACTTTAGACATAATTGGGGAATctctttgaaaattgctTCTCTAGGTCATCTATATCTGGTATTGATAAGTCGCTACCGGTACTCAACCTACGAGTTGGTTGACCTGCCTTGAGAAAGGTTGGTTTCTTTGGCTTGGTCGGGGGCGGCTTCTTGTGATAGTGGTCGGGCTTTGATTTAAATGAGGGAGTAGTATGGGATTTGTGCTTTTGCAAACTCTTTTTTGGCGGAGCCGGCGATTTGACATGCTCAGGGGTGGGCGATTTATGTTGtcttgatgttgataaattaaCTGGAACCTTAGGAGGTGCCAACTTTTTCACTGGTGGCTTTTTCGTGTAAGGAGACtcattgattgaatcaatATCGTCCACCACATTCTTATCAGTGAATCGTCCATAGCCCAGTGCAGTTTTATGAACTTGTTGTGATTCGCTCTGAGCAAGTAATGCCTGCATTCGTTTTTGAATCAGTTTCTCCTTTTCTGCTGTTTCTTCTGAGGTTACAGGCTTTAGTTTCTCATCTGATGATCTTCGACTTCCAGTTAATATTTGTTTAAGACTCTTCCTTCTGCTGCTATAGTCAGAGGCGCCTGTGTTGTTGGCGCTGATACTTCCTCCTGTGCTAATCCTTCTCAAGGTATTGCTTCCACCAGTACTGATTCTTCTCAAGCTATTCCAAGCTGACTTCACACCACTATCATGACTCTCACTTTccttgtttttcaaaaactccATAGTGTCCTCTGTTTCACCCAAGTCTGTAGTTTCATAACCTCTGGCAAGTTCCTGCTTGACTTTGTCTTGAATTGATGGTGTCGATTTGTTTCCCTGTGAGTAAATTTTGGATTTATGGCCATTGTCATAATATGCACTGAGTGGACGCGCTATTGACCGTTTTGGTTCCAGCTCAAATGGGGATGATATTGTTTTCGTgtccaatttcttcatgAACTTTGTTTTATCAATAGCTGCAAAAGCATCAACTGGCTTGTTTGCTTTATTTTCGAGTTTGGTAGTGTTCTGTTGTGGGGGGCTCACGGACTTTCTGATCTCTGAAGCAACAGGTTTCTTCACTTCGGCTGGTGCTAGCAAGATGCTAGCTGGTATAACATTTGGCACCTTGGTTTCTCCCCTCATTTGGCACAATTCTCCCAACAATTGAACGGCATTTGGTCTACGCCTTGGGTCTGCACGTAGGCAAACTTTGATGACGTTCTTCAATCTAGGTGAAAACATCAGCCCTGGCTGGTCTTTGAATCTCAATGTCTCCGAGCAGTTCAATACAGctctttccaaatcttgCAAGCTTGACTGGTTGGGCAGCTCAAACGGTGTGGTGTAGTAGCACAATTTGTACAAAAAGATTCCCAACGCCCAAATGTCCAGTTTATCATCTATAGGGAATCCTTTTGTTAGGTCAATCATTTCCGGTGCTCTATATTGTGGGGTTGTATGTTGCATCAAATCATCTTTCATTAATTGTAGCTCCTGTGGGTTTTTTGGTGGTGCCATGTAGTTCACTGACGACCCAAAATCACATAACTTAAACACATGGTTGGAATCAATTAAGACATTTTCTATCTTGATATCCCGGTGTATAAGTGGAGGTCGTAAATGATGACACATGGCAACACCAATTGTCACTTGGTACATTATGTCTACAATCTCCTTCTCGGTTAACTTATTGACTAGTCTTGTATTCataaaatcaattaatCCGTTGTTTTCACAATACTCCATTAGCAATAACACttcatattgttgttgttgttggtggcTAGGTTCATTTAATCGAGCTGCATGTGAATCAATATACGACACAATATGTTTGTTTCCTCGTAGCCTTCGCATAGCATCCACCTCTTGACGAAGGAGACTCAATTGCCATTTACTTGGAACCACAACCCGTTTCAAACAAGCAGTGTGGGATCCATGGAATGCAGGTTCAATATGACAAGTGTACACATGAGCAAACCCACCAGCTGatatgtatttgatgatcGAGATCTGATGTGATCCAACGACTAGTTTTGTTCCTGGTTGGTATGCACCAGGtggaggtggtggtgcCATTATCCTGTTGTCTATAAGAAAGATTGGTTGGATTGAACTATTTGATTTGTGTTGAAAgatgttgaacaaaactcaagaaaaaaaagtaaacaaaaaatgaATGATCCAGAGTGGAATTCGTGGCAGTATCCAAAGATGTAGTGAGACGGGATAACCAGAGAAAGAGAATGGTTGGACGGTTGGAATAAGGATAAATCGGGATAGAAAATGTAGTGCACTTGAGTGATTAGCCTCTCTACGTTCACTCCCGTTGGCCTCACAACTGCGCATCGATATTTCACCagattttctttttttcaagattACTGCAAAATCTCTTCCCTCATCGACCCGATGAAGTTATACTTTGACGCAGAAAAGTTCCTCAAATACAACGATGGCAGTCTCCAGAAACGGATCTTCAATGACAAACATATCAACAACCCAAAACACGTATACGCATTGGTCTATTCCACCATAAAGTACAATGAGTACATACAACAAATCATAAAAAAGTCCAAGATACAAAAAGAACTAAAAACAAAGATCAGCAATGAGttgttgtcattgttggtacatgatttgatatttaGTTCTAGAGGTAGAATTGAGAGTGGAAAGCACCCAATCAAGGAGGCAGTGTTAGCTCACAAGACTAGATTACAAGCGGAATTcataaagttgaagttgaaataCAAAGTCAAGTCCGTTCAGCAATTACCCACTAAGGATaacgatgatgaaacaCCGGTAAGATGGTTCAGGATAAACTCAATCAAGATCGACCCAGAAAGGTTCTTCAAAAAACATGcatttttttccaaattgcaACCAGTCAACAGTTTTCAAGATCTAACGGAACCTGGATTCATTTACGCCGATGATCATATTCCGAACTTGTACGGTATTCatccaaaagaaaaactATCATTGACGGAGGCTTACAGATTAGGTGAAGTGATAATCCAAGATCGCGCATCTTGTTTTCCAGCACATATCTTGAACCATAACAAAGAACATGTCAAGATCATTGATGCTTGTGCAGCACCTGGGAATAAAACCTCACATGCAGCATCCTACCTTCCTCATGATGAGAAGTCTGTTATCTATGGGGTTGAAAGAGATGAGAAACGAGTAGGTATACTACGCAAGATGAGTGAACGGGCCCTTGGGAAaagcaaaaagaaattgattcaagtaTTGCACAATGATTTTACAAAGATTAACCCAGAAGATTTCCCTGACGTTACTGGTCTCATTGTTGATCCTTCATGTAGTGGGTCTGGTATTTTCGGTAGAGCATCAGATGAGGAAGAGAGCAACGACCAAagacttgaaaaattggcatCATTCCAAGTGATTATTATGAAACATGCATTGTCGTTTCCAAATGCTCGCAAGGTTGTGTATTCCACATGCTCAATACATGCTGAAGAAAACGAGAGGGTAGTGATTGATTTGCTCTCTGATCCACAAGTGCAAGCTCAAGGTTGGAAATTGGCTTCCAGGGAAGAAGTACTTCCGACTTGGGAAAGAAGAGGTATTGAGTCAGAATTTGTTGCCTTATCCAGAGACGCTGAGGTTTGTAAACAATTGGCAAGTGGATGTGTTAGGTCCTCTCCAAAAGAAGATGGGGGTATCGGGTTTTTCGCTGCTTGTTTTGTTAGGGATGCAAAAGAGGTTAGAGCTAAAGAGGAAGCAGgagatgaagaggatgaagaaCAGTGGGCCGGATTTGAGTAGTGTGGGTTAGGAGAGTTACAAGGTTCGTACGATAAAATGCTTTCGGTTTTATACTTGCGTGCACGTGATTCTAGTATTCACTCAATTTTGGGTGTTTTGATCTTTTTATATATACCATTATACGTCAATTGactttattttgtttcaataagTATAACATCATCCTACCATCTGTCAGCTTTGTATACACATTACTAGacaaaacttcaacaatgcAAACTGAAGTTGGCATCGCATTACTTACTACAATAAAGCAACACATAAATTTCATTtccttgttgaaaacagAGCACAAGATCCTTTCACAACGTTTACAGTTGAGTAATCTTGGCTACTTATTAAAGGATTTCCTTGGCTACAAACAATGCTGGTCTTCAAACAGGGGTCCACAACAATAAGGTTATTCGTAGTTACTCTTATGAGTGGTTACAAAAATAGGCAGACATGCAGAAACCTCCAATTTGTGTTGGGTGATTAGGAAATCAAGGAAGTGTTGTGTTGATTTAGTATCGTAAAGAGTGGGTGGCATCAAAAGATGAACCACACATTGATGTGGATCAATAGGAGTTCTTTTTTTAGTCATAGGTCCCACATTGATAAGCAAAATTTTAATTGTTAATGTCGTAAGAATTAAAATGTCTCTCCTTCATTAAATTTGTGTAATGAAATCTAAAAATGGCTCCATATACTTTTTGTGTAAACTGAtaataaatttctttttcctttttttcGTGCCGTACGATTAAATGGATTTTTAAAGTAGTATGACATATTCTTCTCTATTTTTTATACGTCAAAGATTAGTCTGAACTTAAGACACAAAGCCCTGCAACAACACAATATggaggaggaagaggaaggGAAGGAAATAGATTATATTGATGCCGTTTGTATGCCTTAATGCAACGGCCCTTTTTTTTAGTCACTCCGctgattttcaaaatgttggCTAGTTTCATCCAAAATGCCTTACGATTACTCACGCCTGTTTAGCCCATGCAGTTTATACTTTTACTAAGACGGGTCTAATGGAGAATATGTCTGGTACTTTTCTCTAAAGGTGCACCGCTATTATTGTATATATTCCCATCAGAAGGTTCGTGAAACCACACCAAATAGAGAAAGGTTAGGCATCTCGTGTGCAGCAGATAAAACACGCATAACTGTAAAGTACAATATCTCACAAATATGAATTACATGTAGCTTTCGGACGAAGAGAAAATGGTTCCAAACGGTATCAAACGGTTCTCGAGTCTCTCCTCTTTTCGTCTTGTGCCGTGGTAAAAGAAACACGGTCTGGCGGGGGGAGGGTGCACAAGAAGATAAATCAATCTAATTGTTTCTCCAATGTATGTCAACTAATTAATCCCTCCGCACCCggaaatatttttgattaCTCTCAtatacaaaatttcattttcttctaTTGTTAAAATGATCGGCCATAGACGAAACAAATTGTAAGACACAAAACtaataaaattttaaacGCATTTGCAGCctcaaacaataaacaaattaaacacaatcaaattaACTTTTATGCTTTTATTATTACACCTTTGATAAGTACGTCCTAGATAAACACGTATAAATCGTCTGTccaagaaaatttttttgatttcacaTCTTTTTCTTAACTCTACACTCTCCAgattttttgcaactacaTTTATCCATTCTTGACTACGCATTTAAACTAGGTTCATAAAAGTCATGGAGAAGATCAAAAATATGTTGGTCCGCGGTGGTCGGATCGTTGAAAACGAGCTTGGTTCGGAACACGCTAATCAcgatttgaatgaaaaagcAGCTGAAATTGCATCACAAGAAGTtgccaatgatgattttgaagcCGATAGAAAAATCGTTGATTTGGATCTAGTGGTTTCGAAATCACAAGAGTTTGACCCTGTTACGTCACGTTTGGTCGATGATATTATTAACGATGATTATGCAGCAGTTCACGTGGAAGATGATTCACCATATCCAGAGGTGAGAGCAGCTGTCCCAAGCTCGGATGATTATGATATGCCACAAGCGACAATCCGAGCATGGACACTTGGCTTGATCTTAACCACCATTGGATCAGCAATGAACATGTACTTTTCCCTTCATCAACCTACAATAACAATCACTACATTAGTTACATCTATTTTGGCTTATCCTATGGGAAGATTTTGGGCCTGGTGTTGTCCCAACTGGAAAATATTTGGTATTCCGTTGAACCCGGGACCATTCAACTTAAAAGAGCATGCAGTGATTACGATTATGGCGAATGCTTCTTTTAACAGTGGACCTGCCTACTCAACGGATATCTTGGTCTCAATGAACAAGTTTTATGGTATTGACTTTGGTGTTGGGTTTGCCCTTGTTTGTACACTTGCCACCAATATGATTGGATTTTCGATGGGTGGTTTGATCAGAAGAGTGGTTGTCGATAGTCCATCAGCAATCTGGCCACAAAATTTGGTTACTTGTACCTTCCTCACAAATATGCACATTAACGAGAATCATCCAGCAAACGGTTGGAAAATATCACGTCTTGCATTTTTCTTGACAgttttcattgttggttttTTCTACTACTGGTTCCCCGGATATATTTTTACTGCCTTATCAAACTT is from Candida orthopsilosis Co 90-125, chromosome 1 draft sequence and encodes:
- a CDS encoding protein serine/threonine kinase → MAPPPPPGAYQPGTKLVVGSHQISIIKYISAGGFAHVYTCHIEPAFHGSHTACLKRVVVPSKWQLSLLRQEVDAMRRLRGNKHIVSYIDSHAARLNEPSHQQQQQYEVLLLMEYCENNGLIDFMNTRLVNKLTEKEIVDIMYQVTIGVAMCHHLRPPLIHRDIKIENVLIDSNHVFKLCDFGSSVNYMAPPKNPQELQLMKDDLMQHTTPQYRAPEMIDLTKGFPIDDKSDIWALGIFLYKLCYYTTPFESPNQSSLQDLERAVLNCSETLRFKDQPGSMFSPRLKNVIKVCLRADPRRRPNAVQLLGELCQMRGETKVPNVIPASILLAPAEVKKPVASEIRKSVSPPQQNTTKLENKANKPVDAFAAIDKTKFMKKLDTKTISSPFESEPKRSIARPLSAYYDNGHKSKIYSQGNKSTPSIQDKVKQELARGYETTDLGETEDTMEFLKNKESESHDSGVKSAWNSLRRISTGGSNTLRRISTGGSISANNTGASDYSSRRKSLKQILTGSRRSSDEKLKPVTSEETAEKEKSIQKRMQALLAQSESQQVHKTASGYGRFTDKNVVDDIDSINESPYTKKPPVKKLAPPKVPVNLSTSRQHKSPTPEHVKSPAPPKKSLQKHKSHTTPSFKSKPDHYHKKPPPTKPKKPTFLKAGQPTRRLSTGSDLSIPDIDDLEKQFSKRFPNYV